One Pseudomonas rhizophila DNA window includes the following coding sequences:
- the mqo gene encoding malate dehydrogenase (quinone), whose translation MLKRTHTALLGLAMAMGLATTHAAEAKKVDVLLIGGGIMSSTLGVWLNELEPDWTMEMVERLDGVAQESSNGWNNAGTGHSALAELNYTPEDKNGKVEIAKAIEINEAFQVSRQFWAWQVKNGVLKNPRSFINSTPHMSFVWGEDNIAFLKKRYEALQASPLFAGMQYSEDREQINKWVPLMMQGRDPSQKVAATWSPLGTDVNFGEITRQFAAHLQTKPNFSLKLSSEVQDITRNEDGTWRVAYKNLKDGSETETDAKFVFIGAGGGALHLLQEADIPEAREYAGFPVGGSFLVTENPTVAQMHLAKAYGKASVGAPPMSVPHLDTRVLDGKRVILFGPFATFSTKFLKNGSYFDLLTSTTTHNVWPMTKVGIEQYPLVEYLAGQLMQSDEDRFNALKEYFPDAKQQDWRLWQAGQRVQIIKRDEEKGGVLKLGTEVVASQDGSIAALLGASPGASTAAPIMLTVLEKVFKDKVATPAWQEKLHQIVPSYGTKLNESPERVAQEWAYTSEVLQLDTPPTIGQQRTAPAPTAPAAAPQSNPAADMAL comes from the coding sequence ATGTTGAAGAGAACACACACGGCGCTGCTGGGCCTGGCGATGGCGATGGGTCTTGCGACCACGCACGCCGCCGAGGCAAAAAAAGTGGATGTCCTGCTCATTGGTGGCGGCATCATGAGCTCGACACTCGGCGTTTGGCTCAATGAGCTGGAACCGGACTGGACCATGGAAATGGTCGAGCGCCTGGACGGTGTTGCCCAAGAGAGTTCCAACGGCTGGAACAACGCCGGTACCGGCCACTCCGCGCTGGCCGAGCTGAACTACACGCCCGAAGACAAGAATGGCAAGGTCGAAATCGCCAAGGCCATCGAGATCAACGAAGCGTTCCAGGTTTCCCGTCAGTTCTGGGCCTGGCAGGTCAAGAACGGCGTGCTGAAGAACCCGCGCTCGTTCATCAACTCCACCCCGCACATGAGCTTTGTCTGGGGCGAGGACAACATCGCGTTCCTGAAGAAGCGCTACGAAGCCCTTCAGGCCAGCCCGTTGTTCGCCGGCATGCAGTACTCCGAAGATCGCGAGCAGATCAACAAGTGGGTACCGCTGATGATGCAAGGGCGTGATCCGAGCCAGAAAGTCGCGGCCACCTGGAGTCCCTTGGGCACCGATGTGAATTTCGGCGAAATCACCCGTCAGTTTGCTGCTCACCTGCAAACCAAACCGAACTTCTCCCTCAAGCTGTCCAGCGAAGTGCAGGACATCACCCGCAACGAAGACGGCACCTGGCGCGTTGCGTACAAGAACCTGAAGGACGGTAGCGAAACCGAGACCGACGCCAAGTTCGTGTTCATCGGCGCTGGCGGCGGTGCCTTGCACCTGCTGCAGGAAGCCGACATCCCCGAAGCCCGTGAATACGCCGGCTTCCCGGTAGGCGGCTCGTTCCTGGTGACCGAGAACCCGACCGTCGCCCAGATGCACCTGGCCAAGGCCTACGGCAAGGCTTCGGTTGGCGCACCGCCGATGTCGGTTCCGCACTTGGACACCCGCGTGCTCGACGGCAAGCGTGTGATTCTGTTTGGCCCGTTCGCCACTTTCTCCACCAAGTTCCTGAAGAACGGTTCGTACTTTGACCTGCTGACCAGCACCACCACCCACAACGTGTGGCCGATGACCAAGGTGGGTATCGAACAGTACCCGCTGGTTGAATACCTGGCCGGCCAGTTGATGCAGTCGGACGAAGATCGCTTCAACGCCCTGAAGGAATACTTCCCGGACGCCAAGCAACAAGACTGGCGCCTGTGGCAGGCCGGCCAGCGCGTGCAGATCATCAAGCGTGATGAAGAGAAGGGCGGCGTCCTGAAACTGGGTACTGAAGTGGTCGCCTCCCAGGACGGCAGCATCGCCGCTCTGCTGGGTGCTTCGCCAGGTGCCTCGACTGCTGCGCCGATCATGCTGACGGTGCTTGAGAAGGTCTTCAAGGACAAGGTCGCCACCCCGGCCTGGCAGGAAAAACTGCATCAGATCGTGCCAAGCTACGGCACCAAGCTCAACGAAAGCCCTGAGCGTGTGGCTCAGGAGTGGGCTTACACCAGCGAAGTCCTGCAGTTGGACACGCCACCGACGATCGGCCAGCAGCGCACCGCGCCTGCACCGACTGCGCCGGCCGCTGCCCCGCAAAGCAACCCGGCGGCCGACATGGCGCTGTAA
- the yghX gene encoding YghX family hydrolase, producing MTRLTAKDFAPELLELYDFYAHGQISRRIFLERASQFAVGGLTAGALLASLSPNYAQAMQVNFTDPDIVAQYITYPSPNGHGQVRGYLVRPAKASGPVPGVVVAHENRGLNPYIEDVARRVAKAGFVALAPDGLTSVGGYPGNDDKGRELQQQVDPEKLMNDFFAAVEFLMKHDAIGGKKVGITGFCYGGGVANAAAVAYPELGAAVPFYGRGPKPEDVPRIKAPLLIHYAELDTRINEGWPAYEAALKAGKKTYQAYIYPGVNHGFHNDSTPRYDEAAAELAWGRTLEWFKRYLG from the coding sequence ATGACTCGCCTGACCGCCAAGGACTTTGCCCCCGAACTGCTCGAGCTTTACGATTTTTACGCCCACGGCCAGATATCCCGAAGGATCTTCCTGGAGCGGGCCAGTCAGTTTGCGGTGGGCGGGCTGACGGCCGGCGCACTGCTGGCGTCGTTGAGCCCCAACTATGCCCAAGCGATGCAGGTGAACTTCACCGACCCGGATATCGTGGCGCAGTACATCACTTATCCCTCTCCCAACGGTCACGGTCAGGTGCGCGGCTATCTGGTCCGGCCAGCCAAGGCTAGCGGCCCGGTGCCCGGTGTGGTGGTCGCCCATGAGAACCGTGGCTTGAACCCCTATATCGAGGACGTCGCCCGGCGTGTGGCCAAGGCTGGTTTCGTGGCGCTGGCGCCGGACGGCCTGACCTCGGTGGGCGGGTATCCGGGTAACGATGACAAGGGGCGCGAGCTTCAGCAGCAGGTTGATCCCGAGAAGCTGATGAACGATTTTTTCGCTGCTGTTGAATTTCTGATGAAACACGACGCCATTGGCGGCAAGAAAGTCGGCATCACCGGTTTCTGCTACGGCGGCGGGGTGGCCAATGCCGCCGCCGTGGCGTATCCCGAGCTCGGCGCGGCGGTGCCATTCTACGGGCGCGGGCCCAAACCTGAGGACGTGCCGCGAATCAAAGCACCGTTGCTGATCCACTACGCCGAACTCGACACCCGCATCAACGAAGGCTGGCCGGCCTATGAAGCAGCGCTCAAGGCCGGGAAGAAGACCTATCAGGCCTATATCTATCCGGGCGTCAACCATGGCTTCCACAACGACTCGACCCCGCGCTATGACGAAGCGGCTGCCGAACTGGCGTGGGGGCGCACCCTTGAGTGGTTCAAGCGTTACCTGGGGTGA
- a CDS encoding aldehyde dehydrogenase family protein, translated as MSDIALLPQVEAFLARHHALFIDGRYVQSQSAQTLDVVNPATGQVIAQVSEASPGDIDAAVESARRGFKQWSAAAPAVRGHVLLKLADLLERHREELAQIETCQSGKIIQISRAFEVDQAAHFLRYYAGWATKISGQTITPSLPSFAGERYTAFTLREPVGVVVGIVPWNFSTMIAIWKLASALVTGCSIIIKPSEFTPLTILRIAELAMDAGLPPGALNVVTGGGQVGKGLIEHPGTNKVSFTGSVPTGLAVGQSAMGAGLTRATLELGGKNAAGFLPDVAADVAVNGIIEAGFLHSGQICAAAERFFVHRSQLEPIMDKLAQRLSKLNIGSPLDEATEFGPVTNRQHQRKLGEFFAKARAQDNTIIHGGKLIDGPGCYVEPTIILANSRSDTLLHEETFGPIATFLPYDSEEELLELMNDTPFGLSASLWTNDLGKALRMVPAIEAGTVWVNMHTLLDPAVPFGGSKSSGMGREFGSAFIDDYTELKSVMIRY; from the coding sequence ATGAGCGATATTGCCCTGCTGCCTCAGGTCGAAGCTTTTCTCGCCCGACACCACGCGCTGTTCATCGACGGTCGTTATGTCCAAAGCCAAAGCGCGCAGACGCTGGACGTCGTCAACCCCGCCACCGGCCAGGTCATCGCACAGGTCAGCGAAGCCTCGCCAGGCGATATCGATGCGGCGGTGGAGTCGGCGCGGCGCGGATTCAAACAGTGGTCTGCGGCGGCACCGGCGGTGCGCGGTCACGTGCTGCTCAAGCTGGCGGACCTACTGGAGCGCCATCGCGAAGAACTGGCGCAGATCGAAACCTGCCAGTCGGGCAAGATCATCCAGATATCCCGCGCTTTCGAGGTCGACCAGGCCGCGCATTTTTTGCGTTATTACGCCGGCTGGGCCACCAAGATCAGCGGCCAGACCATCACCCCGTCGCTGCCCTCCTTCGCCGGTGAACGCTACACCGCGTTCACGCTGCGCGAACCGGTGGGCGTGGTGGTCGGCATCGTGCCGTGGAACTTCTCCACCATGATTGCCATCTGGAAACTCGCCTCGGCACTGGTGACCGGCTGCAGCATCATCATCAAACCCAGCGAGTTCACGCCGCTGACCATCCTGCGCATCGCCGAACTGGCCATGGACGCGGGCCTGCCACCGGGTGCCCTCAACGTGGTGACCGGCGGTGGTCAAGTAGGCAAAGGGTTGATCGAGCACCCTGGCACAAACAAGGTTTCGTTCACCGGTTCCGTGCCAACCGGCCTCGCCGTCGGCCAGAGCGCCATGGGCGCCGGGCTGACCCGTGCCACACTGGAACTGGGCGGCAAGAATGCGGCGGGTTTTCTGCCGGACGTGGCGGCGGACGTGGCGGTCAACGGCATCATCGAAGCGGGTTTTCTGCACTCAGGGCAAATCTGCGCGGCGGCCGAGCGGTTCTTTGTCCATCGTTCGCAGCTTGAACCGATCATGGACAAACTGGCCCAGCGCCTGAGCAAACTCAATATCGGCTCGCCCCTGGACGAAGCCACCGAGTTCGGCCCGGTCACCAACCGCCAGCATCAGCGCAAACTCGGCGAGTTCTTTGCCAAAGCCCGGGCACAAGACAACACCATCATTCACGGCGGCAAGTTGATCGACGGACCGGGCTGTTATGTCGAGCCGACCATCATCCTTGCCAACAGTCGCAGCGATACCTTGCTTCACGAAGAGACCTTCGGCCCGATCGCCACGTTCTTGCCTTACGACAGTGAAGAAGAGCTGCTGGAGCTGATGAACGACACGCCGTTCGGCCTGAGTGCCAGCCTCTGGACCAATGACCTGGGCAAGGCCCTGCGCATGGTGCCCGCCATCGAAGCCGGCACCGTATGGGTGAACATGCACACCCTGCTCGACCCGGCCGTGCCCTTTGGCGGCAGCAAGTCTTCGGGGATGGGCCGGGAGTTCGGCAGCGCCTTCATCGACGACTACACGGAACTCAAGTCCGTGATGATTCGCTACTGA
- a CDS encoding methyl-accepting chemotaxis protein, whose protein sequence is MFLQTNKQKLALIAQIQRALAGEGGDAPMLEVYPSLRDCLEQHARQMTQASEDLHNAQAQVSEQSARGRQREHELEVARQQLEQALEREHRLEARLDEHRQQLQQLQQQAHIWELLQSTLTEGCWDITVVNGDLQHPASAMRFSGQFRSLLGYTADELPDGWDAQVSITHPDDLPKIMAIFEREILGSQGSGEYVFEYRMRHKSRDYIWCRERGRALRDSHARLVRVIGAVRDISDERSAQSTHQRMLEQNQVTYAQIATVVGVIKGIAEQTNLLALNAAIEAARAGEVGRGFSVVADEVRKLAESTRQATHQIQTMLHQHKQ, encoded by the coding sequence ATGTTTCTCCAGACCAACAAACAGAAGCTGGCGTTGATTGCGCAAATACAACGCGCATTGGCCGGAGAGGGCGGCGACGCCCCGATGCTGGAGGTGTATCCGTCACTGCGGGACTGTCTTGAGCAACACGCACGGCAGATGACGCAGGCAAGCGAAGACCTGCACAATGCCCAGGCACAGGTGAGCGAGCAGAGCGCGCGAGGCCGGCAACGTGAGCATGAACTTGAGGTGGCTCGCCAGCAGTTGGAACAGGCCCTGGAACGCGAGCATCGGCTTGAAGCACGCCTGGATGAACACCGCCAGCAGTTGCAGCAACTCCAGCAGCAAGCGCACATCTGGGAGCTGCTGCAATCGACCCTGACCGAAGGCTGCTGGGACATCACGGTGGTCAATGGCGATCTGCAGCACCCCGCCAGCGCCATGCGTTTTTCCGGTCAGTTCCGCTCGCTGCTGGGCTACACCGCCGATGAGTTACCCGATGGCTGGGATGCCCAGGTCAGCATCACCCACCCTGACGACCTGCCAAAGATCATGGCGATTTTCGAGCGGGAAATCCTTGGCTCCCAGGGCAGCGGCGAGTACGTATTCGAATACCGGATGCGCCATAAGAGCCGGGATTACATCTGGTGTCGCGAGCGTGGTCGGGCGTTACGGGATTCGCACGCACGCCTGGTTCGGGTCATCGGTGCGGTGCGCGATATCAGCGATGAACGCTCGGCCCAATCCACCCACCAGCGCATGCTGGAGCAGAACCAAGTGACCTACGCCCAGATTGCCACCGTGGTGGGGGTGATCAAGGGCATCGCCGAGCAGACCAATCTGCTGGCCTTGAACGCCGCCATTGAAGCGGCCAGGGCGGGCGAGGTCGGACGCGGTTTTTCCGTGGTGGCCGATGAGGTGCGCAAACTGGCAGAAAGCACTCGCCAGGCGACCCATCAGATCCAGACCATGTTGCATCAGCACAAACAATAA
- a CDS encoding alginate export family protein, with the protein MEHTRNTPLLRNAIGLGIALLVADSSAQAYELYADDDTTVTGNFLAVYGMFNSRKNYDGTRGGSSWREGFIKYGLSIDQTLGAMGSVYGTANLVSSGTWGDGDAAGLSDGSERTTKFDEAFAGWRSGDLFPALGKDGVDLSYGRQVITLGDGFIINDDGLNLGKGVADGEFNRGGAYYLAARHAFDKTAVLRLGGQEGVHGSLMWIKSDNRAQANTEMAAGTLQYSAAPGTLGLTYIHGIDVDDRYASEFQKQREGMDIYSLRGAGNAGIDNAHFAFEYAWQDKDAGPEKAWYTEAGYTFAELPWTPDLTYRYSRYSKDWDSMFNGTSRGYGTWFQGEVTGNYSGPFNSNTAVQHLGLKLKPTEAVTIGALFFDYKTLHTRDALNLDGRELDLYVEWAVNEHLIVTPLVGLYKPEKDASNGGNQVSGNGTNVYSQLVVAVPF; encoded by the coding sequence ATGGAGCACACCCGCAATACACCTTTGCTGCGCAACGCCATCGGCCTTGGGATCGCCCTGCTGGTGGCTGATTCGTCGGCCCAGGCCTATGAGCTTTACGCCGACGACGACACCACGGTTACCGGCAACTTCCTGGCGGTCTACGGGATGTTCAATAGTCGCAAGAACTATGACGGCACCCGCGGCGGCTCAAGTTGGCGTGAGGGTTTTATCAAGTATGGCCTGAGTATCGACCAGACACTCGGCGCCATGGGCAGCGTCTACGGGACGGCCAATCTGGTCAGCTCCGGCACCTGGGGCGACGGCGATGCCGCGGGCCTGAGCGACGGATCCGAACGCACCACCAAGTTCGATGAAGCGTTTGCCGGCTGGCGTTCAGGGGATCTGTTCCCGGCGCTGGGCAAGGACGGCGTCGACCTGTCCTACGGTCGCCAGGTCATTACCCTCGGCGACGGCTTCATCATCAATGACGACGGTCTGAATCTGGGCAAAGGTGTGGCCGACGGTGAGTTCAACCGCGGCGGCGCCTATTACCTGGCGGCCCGTCATGCCTTCGACAAGACCGCCGTGCTGCGCCTGGGCGGCCAGGAAGGCGTACACGGCAGTCTGATGTGGATCAAGTCCGACAACCGCGCCCAGGCCAATACCGAAATGGCCGCCGGTACCCTGCAATACAGCGCAGCACCAGGCACACTGGGGCTGACCTACATCCATGGCATCGACGTCGATGATCGCTACGCCAGCGAGTTCCAGAAGCAGCGCGAAGGCATGGACATCTACAGCCTGCGGGGCGCGGGGAATGCCGGCATCGACAATGCCCACTTTGCCTTCGAATATGCCTGGCAGGACAAGGACGCCGGCCCGGAGAAAGCCTGGTACACCGAAGCTGGCTACACCTTCGCTGAGCTGCCCTGGACCCCGGACCTGACCTATCGCTACAGCCGCTACTCCAAGGACTGGGACTCGATGTTCAACGGCACGAGTCGCGGCTATGGCACCTGGTTCCAGGGCGAAGTCACCGGCAACTATTCCGGGCCGTTCAACAGCAACACCGCTGTCCAGCACCTGGGGCTCAAGCTCAAGCCAACAGAGGCAGTGACTATCGGCGCGCTATTCTTCGACTACAAGACCCTGCACACCCGCGACGCGCTGAATCTCGATGGACGGGAGCTGGACCTGTATGTGGAATGGGCCGTGAACGAACACCTGATCGTCACGCCACTGGTGGGTCTGTACAAGCCGGAAAAGGACGCGAGCAACGGCGGCAATCAAGTGAGTGGCAACGGCACCAATGTCTACAGCCAACTGGTGGTAGCGGTTCCATTCTGA